The Streptomyces sp. NBC_01276 genome contains the following window.
CATGCGGGGTGTCCTTTCGGTGCGGCTCAACTCCCGGGTGGGGCCGCCGCACGGGGTTTGCGCGGCAGGTAGACGAGGGCTTCGGTGGCGGCGAAGCGCAGGACGAAGGTGGTCACGAGCGCGAGGGCCGTCGCGGGCAGGACGCCGAGGCCGAGCCGGGCGACGAACAGCGCGATGAGCGGGATCCGCAGGAGCAGATCGGCGTTGGCGAGGAGGGCGAAACGGCCGATCCGGTCCGCCCAGTGACGGTGGCGGCGGCGGTCGCGGAAGAGCAGGGTCTCGATGAGGAGGAAGTTCCACAGCACCCCGGCCTGGTTGGCGAGGACCTCGGCGGCCAGGTACTGCACCCCGGCGTGGGTCAGGAGCCACAGGGCCAGCAGGTTCGGGGCGAAGCCGGAGAGGCCGATCAGGCCGAAGCCGACCATCCGGGCGAGCGGGCTCGCGGAGCGCAGGGCGGCCAGGTGCGCGAGGAAGCGGATCCCTTCGCGGGCACCGGACTTGGACTCCCCGGCGAAGCGGTCCTGGAAGACGAAGGGGACCTCGGCGGTCTTCGCGGGGCGGCAGCGGACGGCCAGTTCCAGCAGGATCTTGTAGCCGAGGGGCTTGAGGGCGTCGGCGCTCACCGCGGAGCGGCGCATCGCGAAGAAGCCGCTCATCGGGTCGCTGATCCCGCCCAGGGCGCGCGGGAAGAGGCCCTTGGCCAGCCAGGTCGCACCGCGCGAGACGGCGACGCGGTAGCTCCCGGCGAGGCCCGCCCGGCTGCCGCCGGCGACGTAGCGGGAGGCGACGACCAGATCGGCGCCGGTGCGGGTGCCCTCGCCGAGCAGTTCGGGGACGAGGTGGGGAGGGTGCTGGAGGTCGGCGTCCATGACGACGATCCACTCGGAGCCGGCCCGCTTGACGCCCTCGACGACGGCCCCGCCGAGGCCGCCCTCGGCGACCTGCCGGTGCAGGACCGCCACCGGGAAGGGGCAGTCCGCGGCGGCCTTCTCGATCACGGCCGGTGTGTCATCGGTGGAGTCGTCGACGAAGAGCACCTCGCAGGGCGGGCCGACGGGCAGCGAGGTGCGGAGTCTGCTCAGCAACTCCCCCACGTTCGCCGCCTCGTTGAAGGTCGGGATGATCACTGTGACGCTGCCGGGGGCGGGTGCCCGCCCCGCGGCGGCCTCCGGCGCGTCCAGGGCGCGCGGGGGCCACAGGTCCTCGCTCATGGTGGTTCAGCTCCCACTCTCGCGGTCGGTGCGGCGGATCTCGACACGGTCCTCGCCCGTACCGAAGACGGCGACCGCGGTCGAATGCTCCAGTGCAGCCTTCACGTTGGGCAGGTCCGCCGCATCACGACGCACGGTGGGCGAGGAGACGACGTAGTCGATGTCCCGCCATCCGCGCGGCAGGGTCTTGGTGACGGCCGGGTCGAGGTCCGCCTTGTAGAACCAGATGGCGCCCGTTCCGGGTGCAAAACCGTGGTGAACAGCGTCGAGCCAGAGGGCGTCGTCCACGAGGACGCGGGTGTTCGCCGGTTCGGCGACCGTGCCGAGCCAGGCGGCGGCCTGCCGGTAGGGGGCGTTCGCGTCGACGGTGAGGGCGGTGCGGTTGCCGTCGTACCAGCGCGGCAGGACGTAGACGGCGGCGGAGGCGGCGAGGGCGACGGTCAGCGCCCAGCGCGCGCACACCAGGGCGCGGCGCTCCCCCGGGGTGCGGCGGCGGCGCAGGACGGCGTGGGTGACGCTGGCCGCCGCCGCGGCGAGGACCAGGGCGAGGAAGGGCAGGGCCTGGATGACGTACATGGCGGGCAGGTAGCCGGAGGGCCGCAGTGCGACGAGCGCGAGGATCACGGCGGCCAGGGCCGGTCCGGCCAGGGCCCGTGCGGTGACCGACCAGCGGGTGGTGGCCAGCAGCAGGACGGCGCCGGCGAGCCCGCCGAGCGGCAGGACGGTGTCGTAGTAGAGCCAGGACCGGAACACGCCGTACGAGCCGGAGCCGGGGTCGAGGATGAACCCGGAGCCGGGGCGGCCCATCTGGTAGGTGATGCCGTCGATCAGGGAGACGTGTCCGGCGCCGGGTAGCAGTTCGCCGTTGAGCAGGGCGTACAGCGGGTACGAGAGCCCGATCAGGGCACAGGCGGTGACGGCTCCGGTGACGGCGAACTTGCGGGTGTCGCGGTGGCTGTGGCGCCACATCGTCACCAGCAGCGCCGGGAGCACCACCAGCATCGTCTCCTTGGTCAGGACGGCGGTGGCGGCGGCCAGACCCGAGCCGAAGTGGTGCCAGAGGTGGCGGCTGGGGGACGCGGCGAGGCAGAAGGCCAGCAGCATCCACATCACGGCGAGGTTGTCGAGGAAGATCTCCCGCTGGAGCACGACGGAGAGCGGGGAGAGCCCGAAGAGGGCCATCGCGAGCCCGGCCGCCCAGCGCGGCAGCCAGAGCCGGCGGGCGAGCACGTAGATCAGCACCGAGCTGGCACCGGAGACGGCGAGCATCGAGAACCGCATCGGCGCGACCGTCATCCAGTCGGGCACGAAGAGGGAGGGCAGGTACGTCAGCCCGGCCACCTGGATCCAGCCGAGCGGCGGGTGGTCGTACCAGTAGGTGTAGTGGGCGAGGCCCTTGCCCTGCTGGACGGCCCAGGCCTGGGCGAGGTACGTGCCCTCGTCGTCGCTCAGGGTCGGGAAGTGGGTGATGTTCCAGCCCTGGACGAGGAGGATCGCCAGCAGCAGGGTGGCGCAGAGCAGCAGGTCGGGGCGGGAGGAGCGGAAGCGGACCAGGGGCCGGGCGGGCGCGGGAGGGCGGACGCCGAGGCCGCCGCCGGGGCCGGTGCCGGGACCGCCGGGGCGGCGCTGGGCGGGGACTCTGGGCTCGATGGCGGTGGTGGAGGCGGAGGTTGCGGTGGAGGTTGCGGTGGCGGTCGCGTTCGCGTTCGCGATGGCGGTCGCGGCGCCCGTGCCGGCCCGGGGGCGGACGGGCAGGGTGGCGGAGGCTTCACCGGCGGAGGCTTCGCCGGGTCCGGGCTGAGGCTGGGGATCAGTGGCCGTGGGCAGGGTGGCGGTCACCGGTGGCTGTCCTCTCGGATCGCGGTGGAAGCGGTGGAGGCCGTCGCCCCGGTCAGGTGGGCGCCGGTGTGGCTGGTCAGTTCCCACTCGTTGCGGCCGCGCTGCTCGCGCCAGACCGCCCGGATCGCGGCGCCCGCCAGCATCACCTGGTAGAAGGGGCCGCCGACGACGAGCTTGACGTAGTGCACGAAACGGACCCGCAGGCCGTACTGGCGGCCGAAGTCGTGGAGGCCGACGATCTCGAACACGAAGGTCACCAGCGCGGTGATCATGGGCAGGAAGGTGATGATCGCGATGCCGACCGGCACGTCGAGGAAGACCGCGACGGCGAAGTTCACCGGGATGATCACCCCGGAGGCCGCCTGCATGAAGGGGGTCATCAGCGTGTAGCGGGCCAGCCAGCGCTGGCCGCGGCCCGGCAGCTGCCGCCAGTCCTTCTTCCGGTAGACCTGGAGGAAGCCCTGGTTCCAGCGGGTCCGCTGCTTGAGCAGGCTCATCAGCGAGCCCGGCGTCTCCTCGCGGGTGACCATGTCGGAGTCGTAGGCGACGACCACCTTCTTGCCGACGGAGGAGAGCCGCACGCCCAGGTCACAGTCCTCGGCGAGGCAGTTCTGGTCCCAGCCGCCCGCCTCGCGCAGCACCTCGGTGCGCACGAAGACGGTGTTGCCCCCGAGCGGGATGAAGCCCTTCTCGGCGTGCAGGTGGAGCCGGGAGCGGAACCAGAAGAAGTACTCCAGGCAGTTGCGCAGGCTGTACCAGCTGGAGTGGAAGTTGATCAGCTGTACGCCGCCCTGCACCACGTCCGCCCCGGTGGCCCGGAAGGCGTGGTCGACGTGGGCGAGGAGCTCCGGGTGGACCTGGTCCTCGGCGTCGAAGACGCCCACGATGTCGCCCCGGCAGTGCGGGAGCGCGGTGTTGAGGGCCTTCGGCTTGTTCTTCGCCTCGTGGTGGTCGGTGACGACGCGGACCCGTTCGGGCGCGCGGGCGGCGGCGCGTTCGGCGACGGCCGCCGTCTCGGGGTCGTCGTGGCCGACGATCACGATGATCTCGTAGTCGGTGTGGCTCGATTCGAGGAGCCGGTCGATCGTGTGCTCCAGGACGGCCTGCTCGTGGCGGGCGGGCAGGAGCAGCGAGAAGGCCAGCCGGCCGCCGCCGTCGGGGCGGTCGAACCGGGTCGACGCGAGCGTCTCCGGCGTGCGCCACGCGTGCATCTGCCACCACAGGGTGAAGGCGGCCATCCAGAAGAGCGCCAGCGAAATGGCAGCAATGAACACAGAAGTGTACAAACTGTCCCCCACAGACATGCCGCAACCCCAGGCGGCGATCGAAAACCCCCCGGAGGCGGATCACGGGCCCCCCGGCCCGGCGCCTCCGCTTCCCCCTCGTGCGCACCCCCCAGTGCGCGGCTCGGCGAATCCCGAAGCCATGAGATTAGGCAGGGAACGTGAAGCGGAGGCGCCGCCCAGATAAAAACCACGTTTCGGAGTTGATGTACAACAACCGGAATTGACGGTACTCCGGGTACTTCAGGGACGAACCGCGCCCAACTGGTCCGCCAAATCGACCAGTTCGGTCGTAGGACGCGCGCAGACGAAGTGCCGGCACACGTACGCCGTCGGAAGGTCGCGAACAAGTGTGCGCTCGGCCAGAAGGGGGAACTCCCCGCCGCTCCCGTCCGCCGCACGCGGCAGACCCACCGCCACCACCGCCCCGGGAGCCGTCCCCAGCAACGCGGTCCGGTGCAGCGCGGCCCGCGCCGGATCGTCCGGATGCCCGACGACGGCCACCTCGCGCGGCCCGTCCACGAGCGCCTCCGCCACCGCCAGGCCGTGCCCGATGAAGCGCGGGGCGCGCGGCCCGAGGGCGTGCACCACGCCCAGCGCCCGCTCGGCCGCCGTGCGGTGGGGCTGCGAACCGGTGTGCGCGGCGTACGAGAGCAGCGCGCCGGCGGCGGCCGTCCAGCCGGAGGGGGCGGCCGTGTCGGTGGGGTCCTGCGGCCGCCTGATCAGCCGCTCGGCGTCATGCGCGGTGTCGTAGAGCGAGCCGTCCTCGGCGGCGAAGCGGGCCATCACCAGGTCCACGAGGAAGCCGGCGAACTCCAGCCACACCCCCTCACCGGTGACGGAGGCCAGCACCAGGAAGCCCTCGGCGACGTCGCCGTAGTCCTCCAGCACCCCGGCGTTGGGACCGACCCGGCCGTCACGGCTGGTGCGGGCCAGGCGGGCGGAACCGTCCATGTGGACCCGTACGAGCAGGTCGGCGGCCTCGGTGGCCCGCTCGACCAGGTCCGGGCGCTCGAAGTACGCCCCGCACTCGGCGAGCGCCGCGATGGCCAGCCCGTTCCAGGCGGCGACGACCTTGTCGTCCCGGCCGGGCGCGGGGCGCCGCGCCCGGGAGGCGAGCAGCCGCTCCTTGATCCCGGCGAGGCGCTCCGCGTCGAGGGCGGGGCCGTCCTGGGGCAGCTGCAGCACCGAGGCGCCGTGCTCGAAGGTGCCCTCCCGCGTCACCCCGAAGTACGCCTGCGCCAGGGCCCCGTCGTCCTCGCCGAGCACCTCGGCGAACTGCGCCGGCGTCCACGCGTAGTAGGCCCCCTCTACGTGCTTCCCGCTGACCGGGTCCTCGCTGTCCGCGTCGAGGGCGGAGGCGAATCCGCCCTGCTCGGTGCGCAGTTCGCGGACCATGAAGTCGGCGGTCTCCAGCGCGACCCGCCGCGCGAGGTCCGATCCGGTGGCCCGCCAGAGGTGGGCGTACACGCGGCAGAGCAGCGCGTTGTCGTAGAGCATCTTCTCGAAGTGGGGCACCACCCACTCCCGGTCCACGGAGTACCGGGCGAACCCGCCGCCCAGCTGGTCGTAGATCCCGCCCCGGGCCATCGCCTCGCAGGTGTCGACGGCCATCTGGAGGGCGCCCTCGGAGCCGGTGCGGGCGTGGTGGCGCAGGAGGAACTCCAGCACCATGGACGGCGGGAACTTCGGCGCGCCGCCGAAGCCCCCGCGCACGGCGTCGTACTCCCGCGTCAGCCCGAGCAGCGCCCCGGCCAGCTCCTCGGGACCGGGCACGCCGGCCTTGCCGTAGTCCAACTGCCGCCCGGCCAGGTCCCGTACGATCCGCTGCGCGACCTCGGCGACCTCCTCGGGCCTGCCGACCCAGGCGGTCCGCACGCCTTCGAGCACCTGCGTGAAGGAGGGCATCCCGTGGCGGGGCTCGGGCGGGAAGTAGGTGCCGAAGTAGAAGGGCTCGGCGTCCGGCGTCAGGAACACGGTCATGGGCCAGCCGCCCTGCCCGGTCGCGGCCTGCACGGCCTCCATGTAGACGGCGTCGATGTCGGGCCGCTCCTCGCGGTCCACCTTGACGTTGACGAAGTGCTCGTTCATGAAGGCGGCGGCGGCGTCGTCCTCGAAGGACTCATGCGCCATGACATGGCACCAATGACACGCAGAGTATCCAACCGAAAGCAGAACGGGCACATTGCGCCGTTCAGCCTCCTCGAACGCCTCGGGTCCCCACGGCCACCAGTCGACCGGATTATCAGCGTGCTGAAGCAGATAAGGCGAGGTCATGCCAGCCAACCGGTTCATGCGACCCAGCCTCTCACAACGCCCGGCGCGACCGGCGAAACCCCTCACGGACCCGCCTCACTTGGCCGAATCGCAGTCGTGAGCCATCACGCGGTGGGCGGCTCCCTCCCCTCCATGTCGGGCGGCCGCGCATCTCGGAACAGTAGGCTGGGCGAAGCAGCGCCGGACCTGCCGAGGCTCCTCGAAGGAGGTACACCATGACCGCCGAGATGGTGGCGCCCGCGTGGATGCACGCACAGATCAGCGCGGAACAGTACGACTCCTGGTCCGAGGAGCAGTGCGCCGGCATCGAGATCGTGGACGGGATGGTCGCCGTGAGTCCGAGCGCCTCCAAACGGCACAACCGGCTGGCGCGAGTCCTGGCCAATGCCCTGGACGCCGCCGCGGGCCCGGACTGGAACGCGGACACGGACTTCGACGTTCGCCTGCAGGACGTTCCGCTCACCAACCGCCGCCCGGACGTCATCGTCTACCGGGCGGAGACCATCGACCTCACGCCTACCCGACCCGAGCACGTACTCCTGGTCGTCGAGGTCGTGTCGCCCGGCTCGGAAACCACTGACCGGATTGTGAAGGTAGACCAGTACGCCAAGGCCGGCATCCCCTTCTACTGGCGGGTCGAGCAGGCCGCCACCGGCGTCCCGATCGTCTACACCTACATCCTCGATCCCGCCACCAGGGCGTACCGAGACGGCGAAATGTTCACCGGCACGGTCAAGGCCACCGCGCCCTTCTCCCTCACGGTCGATCTCGGGGTCATGTAAGGACGGAGAGGTTCTCGCTTCGACATCCGGCCGATAGCACTCGGACAGTCGTTGTTCGCGGGCGATCGCAACACTCACCCACCTCCGAGCCAGATGCGCCACGGTTCCGCAGTCAGCTGCCCCGATTGGTGCGATCTTCCGTCTATCTGACCTTGATCGGTTTCTGGCCGGGCACCGCTGAACGATCACTTACGGGCCGGCATGGGAAAGCCCCCTTCTCGAAGGCCGTCGTCAAAGCGCACGCCGTCAGCTACGCCGACCACCTGATCGACGTCCCGCCCCTCCTCGAACAGTTCGCCTTCCTGCTGGTCAAGGATCAGACGAACAAGATCGCTGGAATCATCACCGTCGCGGCCCTCGCCGCCGAATACGGGGCCACGGCACGGCCGTTCCTCCTCATCGGCGATCTCGACCGGCAGCTGCGTCGGGTCATCTCGCGGGAGCTGGACCTGACAGAGGTGATCGCTCTTTGCGACCCGGACGGACGACGCAAGCTCACCTCCTGCGACCACTGGGGTACGGCGACTACCAGACGGTGCTGAGCAATCAGCAGCAGTGGGACCGGCTGGGCTGGCCGCTCGACCGTAAGGCCTTCGCGGCCCACCTCAACGGACTGCGCGAGATCCGCAACATGGTCGACCTGCTCCGTCAGTACGGAAGGTGAGTACGGGCGAGCCATGGCCCGGCGGCGCCGAGGACCAGCAGCGCCCAAGACCAGGAGTGCCGAGGGCCGGCGCTCGTCGGCCTCCGGGCCGACGAGCTGTACCGGCGTACTGTTCCCGCCCTCTACGAACCACACTCCGTGGATCCCGCGGCACCACGCCTACGGTGCACGCGGACAGCGCACGACCTGCGTCCCGGCCGACGCACATCCTGCGCCCCTTATCACCGAGACCGGCAGGCATCGCGACGGGTCGAAGCTCTGCGGTAGACGCGTGATCGTCAGAGAGACATGACGCACCTGGACTGCTCGGTCTGCGAGTTCACTGGCACCGGGTGGCAGCTCGAATACCCCACGCCGAGCAGCACCGGCACCCCCCGCTCCCGTGCCTCGGCGAAGGCCTCCGGGGACCAGGGCCACCAGTCGACGGGATTGTCCGCGTGCTGGAGGAGGTAGGGAGAGGTCTCGTTCGCGGGGCGGTTCGGCATGCGCCCGGCCGGCCGCACCGCCCGGCACCTGACATCAGCGCAGCAGCGGCGCCAGGCCGTCGGTCCAGGTGGCGCGGGTGGTGGGCCAGTCCGGGGTGCAGGTGTGGGCTCGGGGGGCCAGGTCGGGGTGGCGGGCCGGGGCGGCGAGGAGGGCGGCGCACAGGGTTGCGATCGGCAGGGCGGGCGTCCGGCGTCGGGGCATGCGTCGAGCGTAGGCGGGCCAACGGCGGGGCCGGGGCGTACATATATGCACGCGGAAGACCGAAGAGGCGTCAACTCCCTCTGATCTAGCTCAGATTCCCTCGCGCTCACGATGGTCCCGCCGCACACTTGGCGCACGTTGCACGGAACGCTCCGAGGAGGACGCCGATGCGGGACAGCCATCGTGTCGAGGCCGAGCGGCTGCTGGTGCGGGCCGTCGAGGAGGAGGTCCGGCGGGCGGATGCCCCGGTCGGCCGGGAGGCCCTGCTGGCGCGCGGACGGGAGGCCCTGGACGGGCTCGCCGCGGCGGCGGCCGAGGAGTACGGGGCGTACGTGGCGGCCCTGGACGAGGCCGCGGCCGGGGAGGAGTCGCTCGGCGAGGCGTTCCGGCGCGGGAACACCTCGACGGCCCTGCTGGTGACGGCGGTGGCGGCCGCCGCCGCGGCCGGGGCGGACCTGGCCTTCGGCGTCTCCGCCGGTACGGCGCTCAGCGCGGGCGTCGTCGTCGGCGTCGCGGGGGCGGCGGCGACGGTGGCGAAGGTGACCGCCGTGCACCTGCCCGCCGCGAACCGCCGCGCCGGGGCCGCGGGACGCCCCGGCGGGCCGGAGCAGCTGCGGCTCCAGTGGCTGACGGCGCTGGAGGTGCGGGGGATACGGCCCTTCCTGGAGCAGCAGCGTGCGGTGCGCACCCCGCCGCGCGGCATCCGCAACGGTGCGGCGGCCGGGGGCGGGGGTGCCGGGGCGGGGGCCGGGGCGGCGCAGCCGCTGCGCGGGGCGGACCGCAGTGCGGAGGCCCGCAGGCGCAGCATGCTGGAGCAGTCGTTCGCGCAGCTGCCGGATGCCGGGGACCTGTTCACGGGCCGGCGGGCGGAGCTGACCCGGATCGCCCAGTGGGTGCAGGCCGCCCGGGCCAGCACCGAGACGCGTCCCGTCGTGGTGGTGCTGCACGGCGAGCCGGGGGTGGGCCGTACCGCGCTGGCGCTGCGGGCGGCGCACGCGCTGCGCGACCAGTTCCGCGGGGCCTGCCTGGTCGACCTGCGCGGTGGTTCGGCTCCCGGTGAGCCCCCGCTGTCGACGCGGGAGGCGCTGCTGCACCTGCTGAACCGGCTGGGTGCCCCGCGCGAGCAGCTCCTCTTCCGGGAGGGGGCCACGGCGGAGCAGCAGGTGCGCCGGCTCGGCGAGCTGTACCACCAGCACCTCCAGGGGTTCCCGGTGACGGTGGTGCTGGACGACGCGGTGGACGTGGCGCAGGTGCGGGCCGTGGTGCCGGAGCGGACCGAGAGCCTGGTGCTGGTGACGGCCCGGGAGCCGCTGGAGCTGCCGGACGACCTGCAGGCGTGGGTGCACCAGCTGCCGGTGGTGCGGCTGGCCGGTGCGGAGGCGGCCGAGGTGCTGGCCGCCGGGGCGCGGGCGGCGGCCGGGGCGGCGCCGGCCGCCGGGGCCGCTGCGGGGCTGCTGGAGCTCGGCGCGGGGCTGCCGCTGGCGCTGCGGGTGCTGGCGCCGCTGGGCTCGGCGCGGGCCTCGGACGCGGGGGACGGCTCGCTGGAACACGCCCTGGACCTGGCGTACGTACGCCTACCTGAGGACCGGCGCCGGCTGCTGCGGCGGCTGCCGCTGGCCGGGCGGGCCTCGCTGGGCGCCGCCGCGGCGGCGGCGCTGACGGGCGCGGACCGGGCGGAGGCCGGGCGGCTGCTGCGCGAGCTGGCCGGGGCCGGGTTGCTGGACCTCGTGCGCGGGGAGCGGTACCGGATGCACGACGCGGTACGGGCGTACGCGGCCGCGCGGCTGGCGGCGGACGAGGACCGGGCGGAGGCGGCGGCCGCGCACGAGCGGCTGGTGCGTGACTACGCGCAGCTCGCGGACTCGGTGATCCGGATGGTCGACGGGAAGATGTCGACGCGCGCGAACCACTTCGGCGGGCACGGCTTCGCCTCGCTCGACG
Protein-coding sequences here:
- a CDS encoding glycosyltransferase, with translation MSEDLWPPRALDAPEAAAGRAPAPGSVTVIIPTFNEAANVGELLSRLRTSLPVGPPCEVLFVDDSTDDTPAVIEKAAADCPFPVAVLHRQVAEGGLGGAVVEGVKRAGSEWIVVMDADLQHPPHLVPELLGEGTRTGADLVVASRYVAGGSRAGLAGSYRVAVSRGATWLAKGLFPRALGGISDPMSGFFAMRRSAVSADALKPLGYKILLELAVRCRPAKTAEVPFVFQDRFAGESKSGAREGIRFLAHLAALRSASPLARMVGFGLIGLSGFAPNLLALWLLTHAGVQYLAAEVLANQAGVLWNFLLIETLLFRDRRRHRHWADRIGRFALLANADLLLRIPLIALFVARLGLGVLPATALALVTTFVLRFAATEALVYLPRKPRAAAPPGS
- a CDS encoding glycosyltransferase — translated: MYTSVFIAAISLALFWMAAFTLWWQMHAWRTPETLASTRFDRPDGGGRLAFSLLLPARHEQAVLEHTIDRLLESSHTDYEIIVIVGHDDPETAAVAERAAARAPERVRVVTDHHEAKNKPKALNTALPHCRGDIVGVFDAEDQVHPELLAHVDHAFRATGADVVQGGVQLINFHSSWYSLRNCLEYFFWFRSRLHLHAEKGFIPLGGNTVFVRTEVLREAGGWDQNCLAEDCDLGVRLSSVGKKVVVAYDSDMVTREETPGSLMSLLKQRTRWNQGFLQVYRKKDWRQLPGRGQRWLARYTLMTPFMQAASGVIIPVNFAVAVFLDVPVGIAIITFLPMITALVTFVFEIVGLHDFGRQYGLRVRFVHYVKLVVGGPFYQVMLAGAAIRAVWREQRGRNEWELTSHTGAHLTGATASTASTAIREDSHR
- a CDS encoding thioredoxin domain-containing protein, with amino-acid sequence MNRLAGMTSPYLLQHADNPVDWWPWGPEAFEEAERRNVPVLLSVGYSACHWCHVMAHESFEDDAAAAFMNEHFVNVKVDREERPDIDAVYMEAVQAATGQGGWPMTVFLTPDAEPFYFGTYFPPEPRHGMPSFTQVLEGVRTAWVGRPEEVAEVAQRIVRDLAGRQLDYGKAGVPGPEELAGALLGLTREYDAVRGGFGGAPKFPPSMVLEFLLRHHARTGSEGALQMAVDTCEAMARGGIYDQLGGGFARYSVDREWVVPHFEKMLYDNALLCRVYAHLWRATGSDLARRVALETADFMVRELRTEQGGFASALDADSEDPVSGKHVEGAYYAWTPAQFAEVLGEDDGALAQAYFGVTREGTFEHGASVLQLPQDGPALDAERLAGIKERLLASRARRPAPGRDDKVVAAWNGLAIAALAECGAYFERPDLVERATEAADLLVRVHMDGSARLARTSRDGRVGPNAGVLEDYGDVAEGFLVLASVTGEGVWLEFAGFLVDLVMARFAAEDGSLYDTAHDAERLIRRPQDPTDTAAPSGWTAAAGALLSYAAHTGSQPHRTAAERALGVVHALGPRAPRFIGHGLAVAEALVDGPREVAVVGHPDDPARAALHRTALLGTAPGAVVAVGLPRAADGSGGEFPLLAERTLVRDLPTAYVCRHFVCARPTTELVDLADQLGAVRP
- a CDS encoding tetratricopeptide repeat protein, whose protein sequence is MRDSHRVEAERLLVRAVEEEVRRADAPVGREALLARGREALDGLAAAAAEEYGAYVAALDEAAAGEESLGEAFRRGNTSTALLVTAVAAAAAAGADLAFGVSAGTALSAGVVVGVAGAAATVAKVTAVHLPAANRRAGAAGRPGGPEQLRLQWLTALEVRGIRPFLEQQRAVRTPPRGIRNGAAAGGGGAGAGAGAAQPLRGADRSAEARRRSMLEQSFAQLPDAGDLFTGRRAELTRIAQWVQAARASTETRPVVVVLHGEPGVGRTALALRAAHALRDQFRGACLVDLRGGSAPGEPPLSTREALLHLLNRLGAPREQLLFREGATAEQQVRRLGELYHQHLQGFPVTVVLDDAVDVAQVRAVVPERTESLVLVTAREPLELPDDLQAWVHQLPVVRLAGAEAAEVLAAGARAAAGAAPAAGAAAGLLELGAGLPLALRVLAPLGSARASDAGDGSLEHALDLAYVRLPEDRRRLLRRLPLAGRASLGAAAAAALTGADRAEAGRLLRELAGAGLLDLVRGERYRMHDAVRAYAAARLAADEDRAEAAAAHERLVRDYAQLADSVIRMVDGKMSTRANHFGGHGFASLDAALRWLDEESSFITAALRHSEGVDQQAVLDLLGALCDFCLLRGDLYRLGEINELTRAVDQGRLNRSVQWRTGIAARQLGELDKSRTTLTSLVDQYKEAEQEAGAGMALVSLGITLHHQGNLPEAAARIREALALQQAPELAGDRAWGLHALAAVERDRARLAEALELLEESLTLHRESESVHGEAWAHFQLGQVHLRLGDVAEAEAELGLALELYGRTRDDRGQAWALTQLGRARVVDGDPEPALERLRDALARHRLAEDARGEAWTLYYLGQALEEGGERDRAVRELERARTMFSRMRDVYGLAHARYQSGRVTRDQRAAQTGNLRNSGFARQLLVDARADFRRIGLAHGEGWTCLELAVIDAGNGRVPQAVGLCEEAAGLFVSYGDRRGEDWARFLRCTLLPYVVPAAVEEAGAELARLAAAAHPLRDARLADCLETYAVVLERGVDAAEGWQAWRLGMVPDLRAREVMGVPAPARASE
- a CDS encoding Uma2 family endonuclease; the protein is MTAEMVAPAWMHAQISAEQYDSWSEEQCAGIEIVDGMVAVSPSASKRHNRLARVLANALDAAAGPDWNADTDFDVRLQDVPLTNRRPDVIVYRAETIDLTPTRPEHVLLVVEVVSPGSETTDRIVKVDQYAKAGIPFYWRVEQAATGVPIVYTYILDPATRAYRDGEMFTGTVKATAPFSLTVDLGVM
- a CDS encoding ArnT family glycosyltransferase, which translates into the protein MEPRVPAQRRPGGPGTGPGGGLGVRPPAPARPLVRFRSSRPDLLLCATLLLAILLVQGWNITHFPTLSDDEGTYLAQAWAVQQGKGLAHYTYWYDHPPLGWIQVAGLTYLPSLFVPDWMTVAPMRFSMLAVSGASSVLIYVLARRLWLPRWAAGLAMALFGLSPLSVVLQREIFLDNLAVMWMLLAFCLAASPSRHLWHHFGSGLAAATAVLTKETMLVVLPALLVTMWRHSHRDTRKFAVTGAVTACALIGLSYPLYALLNGELLPGAGHVSLIDGITYQMGRPGSGFILDPGSGSYGVFRSWLYYDTVLPLGGLAGAVLLLATTRWSVTARALAGPALAAVILALVALRPSGYLPAMYVIQALPFLALVLAAAAASVTHAVLRRRRTPGERRALVCARWALTVALAASAAVYVLPRWYDGNRTALTVDANAPYRQAAAWLGTVAEPANTRVLVDDALWLDAVHHGFAPGTGAIWFYKADLDPAVTKTLPRGWRDIDYVVSSPTVRRDAADLPNVKAALEHSTAVAVFGTGEDRVEIRRTDRESGS